The Penaeus vannamei isolate JL-2024 chromosome 13, ASM4276789v1, whole genome shotgun sequence genome window below encodes:
- the LOC138863701 gene encoding rhoptry surface protein CERLI2-like: MIIEYDNKYTIRLNYIRSGQITSDWSNYITSNTASHQVKSGYIKYSQITKYGSITSYHVILSQNRSSYIIYGQITSDQITSDQVKSRKIRSDHIRIHQIRSIHIHIQNKLDQFISHKIRSSHQARAEQITSYQIRSSQMTPKHIRIGHITSNQVKSHQIKSDYTRSGQNTLDQV, encoded by the exons ATGATTATAGAATATGACAATAAATACACG ATCAGATTAAATtacattagatcaggtcagatcacatcagactgGTCAAATTACATCACGTCAAATACAGCGTCACATCAGGTCAAATCAGGTTATATCAAATACAGTCAGATCACCAAATACGGTTCGATTACATCATATCACGTCATATTAAGTCAGAACAG ATCAAGCTACATCATAtatggtcagatcacatcagatcagattACAtctgatcaggtcaaatcacgtaagataaggtcagatcacatcagaattCATCAAATCAGGTcaattcacatacacattcaaaatAAATTAGATCAGTTCATATCACATAAGATTAGGTCATCGCATCAGGCCAGGGCAGAGCAGATCACTTCATATCAAATCCGCTCAAGTCAGATGACACCAAAGCATATCAGAATAGGTCATATTACATcaaatcaggtcaaatcacatcagatcaagtcagatTATACCAGATCAGGTCAAAATACATTAGATCAGGTCTGA
- the LOC113808602 gene encoding uncharacterized protein — translation MNSCTLDSSNQGWFTTALVIQLITCVFGVIGTSLSLWCLLTCKRIQTGMKIQLGLFFTFLLLLCAVAMPGAVVVEFRSWLCWEESPALRLGFVGLYTIAVALERNIFAVIALYRLVAVCFPQKYKVLSRWAVVTAVDACVCAGVLALWIPIFLRQDAQAVDLNNPSSYSMGLVLYYMVFLFPIFVCVFAYAILIIVMMVRRRKAEQNSGLRPSCNDQVNLAVGALILTNLLLDGPHIIVHILAIPSKDLAFILIHVVYRLHIALDPFIFIGLNLHYRRKILRRGLACCPACASLVGGTLATTTAESSSRRPDSVGQKVHPSCSTQV, via the exons ATGAACAGCTGTACTCTGGATAGTTCCAATCAAGGATGGTTCACCACTGCTCTGGTTATTCAGCTGATAACATGTGTCTTTGGCGTGATTG GAACCAGCCTAAGCCTGTGGTGCCTCCTGACGTGCAAGCGCATCCAGACGGGCATGAAGATCCAGCTGGGTCtgttcttcaccttcctcctgtTGCTCTGCGCGGTGGCCATGCCCGGGGCGGTCGTGGTCGAATTCCGGTCGTGGCTGTGCTGGGAAGAGTCGCCCGCCCTTCGACTAGGCTTCGTCGGGCTCTACACCATCGCCGTCGCTCTCGAGAGAAACATCTTCGCTGTGATTGCCCTGTATAG ACTGGTGGCCGTGTGTTTCCCGCAGAAGTACAAGGTTCTGTCGCGATGGGCGGTGGTGACTGCGGTGGACGCGTGTGTCTGCGCGGGCGTCTTGGCGCTGTGGATTCCCATCTTCCTACGGCAG GACGCCCAGGCTGTCGACCTAAACAACCCGAGCAGCTACAGCATGGGTCTCGTGCTCTACTACATGGTCTTCTTGTTCCCcatcttcgtgtgtgtgtttgcctacgCCATTTTGATTATCGTG ATGATGGTGCGAAGGCGTAAGGCGGAGCAGAACAGCGGGTTGAGGCCGAGCTGCAACGACCAAGTGAACTTAGCCGTGGGGGCGCTCATCCTGACCAACCTGCTGCTGGATGGGCCTCACATTATCGTGCACATCCTGGCTATTCCCTCGAAGGACCTTGCCTTCATCCTCATCCACGTCGTTTACCGCCTGCACATCGCGCTCGACCCCTTCATCTTCATCGGCCTCAACTTGCACTACCGGCGGAAGATCCTGCGGCGCGGCCTGGCCTGCTGCCCCGCCTGCGCCAGCCTCGTCGGCGGCACCTTGGCGACCACCACAGCCGAGTCCAGCAGCCGACGACCGGATAGTGTCGGGCAGAAGGTCCATCCGTCCTGCTCCACGCAAGTCTAG